The genomic interval GTGTGAGCTGCAGATTGTATAGAAGAATGTTCCACTGTTAGCAGTATCAGGTTCTATCACTGTGTTGatcgagctgctgctgctgctaaacCTTTTTTGGCTAAGGTTACACTTGGAATGTGCTAGTTGCAACCTTCACTGCCAAATCCAGCAGAGATATATAGGGAATAGTTTCGGATGCCTGCTGGATGATCTTGTCGCCACTCGTGGACAGGTCAGTTCGTTTACTCCCTTTCTCGTCACCGCCTGCACGAGAACCTTTTCCAGTTGATCAGCAACGGATCAAGCAAGatgagaaaattttctttacacACATGCAAGCATTATGAGCTGACCATGGCATATGCTAGGTCCTTTATCGTGGCACCGTGCTATGCTATGCTATGCGATACCCCTATAAATGAGCTGCACTAAACTGTCAACTCGATCATAGAACCTTCAGCCCCTGATAAGAGAATCAATTAATATGCCGAACAATCTTTTGGAATGGTATCACTTGTCCTGTCAggtaaagaaaatatttctactCTGAAACTTTTGTAGTTTTGGACATGATTCAGGACGAAAGGATACTGCTAACATCTTCAGTCTGTTGCTCCGAGTCTGTATGCCCAGCTCGCATGCAAAGTGTGTGGGCAGGTGTAAGGCTGCGGGAGTGACACCCCACATCAACCTGACGCGTGCATACAGACCGTGATACCTGACGCAAGTGAACTGATTAACTGAACTTGCCGTTTCAAAGCTTTGGCTTGGCATGGCAACGTCTAATTGCTCTCATATCTGCAGCCACCTTTGATTTTAGTCTGCCTAGATAGTATTTACTACTCCTGCGTGAAAGGTCAGCTTCGAACAGCACGACTGGTCATGGACTCATGGTGGTGGTACTGGCTGAATCAAGCATCGCAGCCACAGGATCAGATAAGAGAGGGAGCTGTCCAGCCCCAGGTACGAAGGCCTTACTAATAAAAAGTTCATGCACATCGTCGTTCGGCTTGGAAAAAGGTATGGCTTTTTCATGCCCGCGGCGGCGATAACAATTTCTATTGCTACGGAGTACCAGTACAGAGTACAGTACCCGAGCTAGCTTGATTGGACGCTGAGAAAGTTCAGTCGCACCAGTCACCATGGGCTTCTGTTGGCGATGCCAAGCAGTGTTCAAAGCTGCTCTGCTCCACGTCACTACGCTGGTACCCTACACTCTGCACGTGTTTCAGGCTTTGTTATCTTGGACATCACTCGCCAAACTCGTGGCTTGGGGATGAGGAAGATTCCAGCTGCCACAACAGTTTTCGCCATGCCGATTTGCCGGATGCGTGAAGCTGTTACGGAGTACTCCATTGTTAGTTGGGAAAACAACCCCTGTTTGAGGCCTTGAGGGAGCTTCAAGGGAAACCACCGAAATCATGAGCTCGTCTTTAAGAAATTACAACATGTAGGATTTATTAGGATCCCAAACTTGCTAGTTTCCTTTTCCTTTAGAAAGAGGAAAAGAACAAAAGGCCTTAAACCTCGGAGGGACCCGTTCGCCGCAGATGAatacttttcatttttttttataaactttctTTACAGGTTGTTAAATAAAAAGGTCATTTCCTAATAGGACTAGTAGTGTCATACTTGCAACGACATTTTCTTCATGCTACAGATGTCTACGAGTACAGATTGATGCTGAAAGTCCTGACAATTCCTAAGCTATACACCGTGATTCATTGGCACCATTGCACATTTCAGACCAGCTGCTATATTTGAAAGTTACTGAAATCCACGTCAATCTCTTGGTGGAGAAATTAGCTGTCGTGTTAGTTTTCTGCTGATCTGCTGCGTCCTGGTTCTCCTCCATGTCACGTGGCATGCATGCGCGCGAAGGGGAGCAGCAATCAGAGAAGCTACTGACGATGATCTCGcgtcaccattttttttttccttctgaaACACTTTAAGCGGTTATCTTGAGCCTTTCTGAAGAAATTATAGAAGTCGCATGCAAATTCTGACGGAGTTCACGATTGTGATGGCTTTGTGGTAACTGATGAGGCTTAACCTGCCAGAAGGAATGGCTAAGGCCAAATCAGTTAAGCCTACAGTCCGGTAACATTTTACGGCTGACTCAGATTCAAGTATACAATACAGTGAGAATGCGAACGTGTGGCCGGCTGGACGTCGACTGAAATACGGCTAGAACTCCCTTTTTTTCCGCCACAAAGAAAATTGGGACAGGGACAGTTCGTTCGGAAAAAAGATAGCTCAGAAGACAGAACAAAGGCTAGGAAATGACAATCGCTTGAGAGCGAAGAAATTCCAAACttgtgatttataatttttcttccGGAGCTACCGGGAATCCCATAGGGAAGGCCGGAAGGGAACTTCACATCAAGAGGGCTATCATTGCCATGTTGGAAAGCAACATCCTGAACTTGTCCCCTTGGATTTCAGAGATTCTTGTCCTCAGATTTGGGGGTTCTCCGGAGCGGATGGACAACTTATCCTTCATAGCTTATCCAAATTAAACTTGGATTTCGCTGTGGTTTTTCTAAACCATGCATTTCCTAATCATTAATTCCGGAGGTGCCGTTCAGCTCGTGACTTCCGTAAGGAAGAGGCGAATTAGTCCAGCACCTTTCTTCACGCAAGCAGATGTGTTACTTGCTCAAACTTGTTCCAGTTCGTGGTCTGATGGTCAGATTAAAACTTGTTCTGGTCAGATTATTATACTGTAAGTTCATTGCTCGGTTCATTAGACATCCAATAGccagtaataataaaataggACAAAAGACGAGAATCACACATGTTGATTTGAGAGTCCAACAACACAAGCTGCTTTTTATGAAACCACAACAGACAATAATTCATATTCAGCCACGGTTTAGCTTTACCGTGGAAGAGGTAGTACACACCATATCCCATAATGACTTGGACCAAAGCTAACTGCTGCTACTGGTCACACTGCTGATTCAGATTTTAGACAAGCAGGCAAAGCAAGTAAGCAACACTACTTAACTGGCTagtgcggcggaggaggtagTGGGATTAATCGCGCAAACCCGATGCAACTCAGCCCATAAAAGCAATAAACTAGCTAGCGAACTTCACTCAGTGCGTGCGCTTccggtttatttatttagctaATCACTATGAtaagtgtttttttatgtgattaattttagGGAAGCTTGCGCGTGAGTTCTTGATGCGTTCTGGGATTTGGTCTTAGATGGCGAGGACGAGGCCCGGCAGCGACTTGTGCGCGCTGTCGGCGCGGCGGCTCTGCCACAGGCACTTGggcttcgccggcgccggggcggcggaggaggaaatGGCGGTGTTcttggcggcggaggcggagagaCGGGTGACGGTGAGGTCGGTGTTGAAGTACTCCCTGAGCTGGGTGATTACCCCATCGGGGCCGACGGTCCAGGCGTGCACCCAGTAGAGCTGGCGGGAGTCGTCGGTGCCCTCGGCGATGACGGTGGAGCCAAAGGCTTCGACGGAGCGCGGGACGAAGAGGAACCTTGCCTTGCCGCGGTCGGCGCCGGTGAGGAGGCGCATCATGTGCTGGTGCGCCGGCGGCCCATGGAACCACCACTCGAGGTCCGGCGCGAGCAGCTCCTGCGCCCTGCGCGCGTCCCCGAAGTTGAGCGCCTCGTACAGCCTCAGCACCAGGAAGTTGGCGTCCCGCTCGTCTGGCTCCCTGGCACCGTCCAGCTCTGCCAGctccgccgacgacgccgacgcctcgcgcgccgccgccgctccctgCTTGTGGTTAGCCAGCTCCTGGCGCGAGCCCCGCTTAGGCTCCGAtcggcctcccgctcctgcgGTTCTTGGCACGAAGTCGAGGAagcgagccgagccgagcaaACCGATTGACACGAAGtcgagagagaggaagagatcGAAGCGGATAGATGGAGTGTTCGACGGTGCCGCGCGGGTGGATTTTATAGGGGCGGAGCAACCAGCGAACGGCCGGACGCACAGCTCTCTAGCTACTCCGCCTCCATATTATTTACTGCCCGCATCGAGCAGTATGTCCACGTCCACGTCCACGTCGTCGTCTTTGACCAATACTGTCACCCTTTGCCAATAAATCGTTAAGTTCAGAGAAGCTTGGGTAATTAAGGGGACTATAGCGTAAAAagccaaattatatata from Oryza brachyantha chromosome 3, ObraRS2, whole genome shotgun sequence carries:
- the LOC102719942 gene encoding senescence associated gene 20; protein product: MMRLLTGADRGKARFLFVPRSVEAFGSTVIAEGTDDSRQLYWVHAWTVGPDGVITQLREYFNTDLTVTRLSASAAKNTAISSSAAPAPAKPKCLWQSRRADSAHKSLPGLVLAI